The following coding sequences are from one Thiohalorhabdus sp. Cl-TMA window:
- a CDS encoding PD-(D/E)XK nuclease family protein, producing the protein MESRLLDELEQGATVLSATNRLARTLRRAYQQRQLEAGRAAWPSPDALPWEAWLQRCWTDARDFAALPGMLLGPGQELTLWEAVMAADAELPEGFRVAGTAPLVQEAWTLVHQWRLDQAAGPGDSQEAAASVDASAFRRWRGAFERRLARGGWITRAQLPDRLAAAFREGALPPPRRLVLAGFDERSPQQAHLLDVLEALGTEVAGAPEPRPGSESPAARLAPYPDRDAEIRAAAAWARHELEAGAEGPVGIVVPDLGEVRAPLERALLDTFHDPLTHPERAPDELAFNLSLGQPLAEVPVLHAALSVLSLVVDELPITEAGALVRSPYLEASEAEAGARVRLDLRLRRRGGQGVDRSVVAQLAAATGAGGKPAAHGCPRLAGALGRARRRLEALPAHRPPSAWAETFADLLGDLGWPGERTLDSVEFQAVGAWRERVLEPMAALDGVSGPVPLHEALRRLRRLAGEAVFQPRSNPEAPVQVLGILEAAGLEFDRLWLLGMHEGAWPQPPRPNPFLPRRLQRQQGLPRATPERELAFAERTMQRLLASAPVVVASYPERGARDEELQPSPLVAGLAPEPAPPEASVPGRAWEERLRRAADLEPLHDPWGPPLGEEGPVPGGASLFRDQSACPFRAFAARRLGASAPEAPPSHPTPPIRGNLLHEALHTVWGELGDQATLRDCSPERLNQLCKAASRAAVDSTRREHPGLFGERAARLEVRRLTERLEQWLGKEAQRHTPFRVLDRELPAEAAVGGVNVKLQVDRVDELADGRWLVIDYKTGEADYRRWLGERPEEPQLPLYALALGEQVAGAAFVRLKPDLMDFSGLAADGIDEGSGGRGIKPADQAREAEGRNWAALAGDWRQVLGDLAEEIRTGKAAVAPRFGPGSSKSPCRTCPLPALCQIHHDDPGKDDLGGE; encoded by the coding sequence ATGGAATCCCGACTCCTCGACGAGCTGGAACAGGGCGCCACCGTCCTGTCCGCCACCAACCGACTCGCCCGCACCCTGCGCCGGGCCTACCAGCAGCGCCAGCTGGAGGCCGGGCGCGCCGCCTGGCCCAGTCCGGATGCCCTGCCCTGGGAGGCATGGCTGCAGCGCTGCTGGACTGATGCGCGGGACTTCGCGGCCCTGCCGGGCATGCTCCTCGGCCCGGGCCAGGAGCTGACCCTCTGGGAGGCGGTCATGGCGGCGGACGCGGAGCTCCCGGAAGGGTTCCGCGTCGCCGGAACCGCCCCGCTGGTGCAGGAGGCCTGGACCCTGGTGCACCAGTGGCGGCTGGACCAGGCCGCGGGTCCCGGCGATTCGCAGGAGGCGGCGGCCTCGGTGGACGCCAGCGCCTTCCGCCGCTGGCGCGGCGCCTTCGAGCGCCGGCTGGCGCGGGGCGGCTGGATCACCCGCGCACAGCTTCCCGACCGGCTGGCCGCCGCCTTTCGCGAGGGGGCCCTGCCACCGCCCCGCCGGCTGGTGCTGGCGGGCTTCGACGAGCGCTCTCCCCAGCAGGCCCACCTCCTGGACGTGCTGGAGGCGCTGGGCACGGAGGTGGCGGGTGCGCCGGAGCCGCGACCCGGCAGCGAAAGCCCCGCGGCCCGGCTGGCCCCCTACCCGGACCGGGACGCGGAGATCCGGGCGGCCGCTGCCTGGGCGCGGCATGAGCTGGAGGCGGGCGCCGAGGGCCCGGTGGGGATCGTGGTCCCTGACCTGGGCGAGGTGCGCGCTCCCCTGGAGCGGGCGCTGCTGGACACCTTCCACGACCCCCTGACCCATCCCGAGCGGGCCCCCGACGAGCTGGCCTTCAACCTCTCCCTGGGCCAGCCCCTGGCGGAGGTGCCGGTCCTGCACGCCGCCCTGTCCGTCCTGTCCCTGGTGGTGGACGAGCTGCCCATCACCGAGGCCGGGGCGCTGGTCCGCTCCCCCTACCTGGAGGCGAGCGAGGCGGAGGCGGGGGCGCGGGTGCGCCTGGACCTGCGCCTGCGCCGCCGGGGCGGCCAGGGCGTGGATCGCTCGGTGGTTGCCCAGCTCGCCGCCGCCACGGGTGCCGGGGGCAAGCCCGCGGCCCACGGCTGTCCGCGGCTCGCCGGGGCCCTCGGCCGGGCCCGGCGCCGCCTGGAGGCGCTGCCCGCCCACCGGCCGCCGAGCGCCTGGGCCGAGACCTTCGCCGACCTGCTGGGCGACCTGGGCTGGCCCGGCGAGCGCACCCTGGACAGCGTGGAGTTCCAGGCGGTGGGCGCCTGGCGGGAGCGGGTCCTGGAGCCCATGGCGGCGCTGGACGGCGTATCCGGGCCGGTACCCTTGCACGAGGCCCTGCGGCGGCTGCGCCGGCTGGCGGGCGAGGCGGTCTTCCAGCCGCGCAGCAACCCGGAGGCCCCGGTGCAGGTGCTGGGCATCCTGGAGGCGGCGGGCCTGGAATTCGACCGGCTGTGGCTGTTGGGGATGCACGAGGGGGCCTGGCCGCAGCCGCCCCGGCCCAACCCCTTTCTGCCGCGGCGCCTGCAGCGCCAGCAGGGGCTCCCCCGGGCCACGCCGGAGCGGGAGCTGGCCTTCGCCGAGCGCACCATGCAGCGCCTCCTGGCCTCGGCGCCGGTGGTGGTGGCCAGCTATCCGGAGCGCGGCGCGCGCGACGAGGAGCTGCAGCCCAGTCCGCTGGTGGCCGGGCTGGCCCCGGAGCCGGCGCCGCCCGAGGCCTCCGTGCCCGGCCGGGCCTGGGAGGAGCGTCTGCGGCGCGCCGCGGACCTGGAGCCCCTGCACGATCCGTGGGGGCCGCCGCTGGGCGAGGAGGGGCCGGTGCCGGGCGGCGCCTCGCTGTTCCGCGATCAGTCGGCCTGCCCCTTCCGGGCCTTCGCCGCCCGCCGGCTGGGCGCCTCCGCCCCGGAGGCGCCGCCTTCCCACCCCACGCCACCGATCCGCGGCAACCTCCTGCACGAAGCCCTGCACACCGTTTGGGGCGAGCTCGGCGACCAGGCCACGCTCCGGGATTGCAGCCCCGAGCGGCTCAATCAGCTCTGCAAGGCGGCCAGCCGCGCCGCGGTGGACTCGACGCGCCGCGAGCACCCCGGGCTGTTCGGCGAGCGCGCGGCCCGCCTGGAGGTGCGGCGCCTCACCGAGCGCCTGGAGCAATGGCTGGGCAAGGAGGCCCAGCGGCACACCCCGTTCCGGGTGCTGGACCGCGAGCTGCCCGCCGAGGCGGCGGTGGGCGGGGTGAACGTCAAGCTCCAGGTGGACCGCGTGGACGAGCTGGCGGACGGCCGCTGGCTGGTGATCGACTACAAGACCGGCGAGGCCGATTACCGGCGCTGGCTGGGCGAGCGCCCCGAGGAGCCCCAGCTTCCCCTGTACGCCCTGGCCCTGGGCGAGCAGGTGGCCGGGGCGGCCTTCGTGCGGCTCAAGCCGGACCTCATGGACTTCAGCGGCCTCGCCGCCGACGGCATCGACGAGGGGTCGGGCGGCCGCGGCATCAAGCCCGCCGACCAGGCCCGGGAGGCGGAGGGCCGGAACTGGGCCGCCCTGGCCGGGGACTGGCGGCAGGTGCTCGGCGACCTGGCGGAGGAGATCCGCACCGGCAAGGCGGCGGTGGCCCCCCGCTTCGGACCCGGCAGCAGCAAGTCGCCCTGCCGGACCTGCCCGCTCCCGGCCTTGTGCCAGATCCACCACGACGACCCGGGGAAAGACGACCTTGGCGGCGAGTGA
- a CDS encoding DUF99 family protein — translation MGRVGFAHAIGFDDVPFGRDSEGPVRVVGAVFARDRLDGVVSGHVRRDGADATATLIRLVAQSRFHAQLKLILLQGVAVAGFNVVDPVLLHHALGIPVLVVSRRAPDRPRIRRALLERVPDGARKWAVLERLGPMEPVAGVHVQRAGLTPAEAEQAVHQWALHGKIPEPLRTAHLIAGGVGDGHSRGRT, via the coding sequence ATGGGGCGAGTCGGGTTCGCGCATGCCATCGGCTTCGACGACGTCCCCTTCGGCCGGGACAGCGAGGGGCCGGTGCGGGTGGTGGGGGCGGTATTCGCCCGCGACCGGCTGGACGGCGTGGTGAGCGGCCACGTACGCCGGGACGGTGCCGACGCCACCGCCACCCTGATCCGCCTGGTGGCCCAGTCGCGATTCCACGCCCAGCTCAAGCTGATCCTCCTGCAGGGCGTGGCCGTGGCCGGATTTAACGTGGTGGACCCGGTGCTGCTCCACCACGCCCTCGGAATCCCGGTGCTGGTGGTCTCCCGCCGGGCGCCGGACCGGCCGCGCATCCGTCGCGCCCTGCTGGAGCGCGTACCGGACGGCGCGCGCAAGTGGGCCGTCCTGGAACGATTGGGGCCCATGGAGCCCGTCGCCGGGGTCCACGTCCAGCGGGCCGGACTGACCCCCGCCGAGGCGGAGCAAGCGGTGCACCAGTGGGCGCTGCACGGCAAGATCCCCGAGCCCCTGCGGACCGCCCACCTCATCGCCGGGGGGGTGGGGGATGGCCACAGCCGCGGCCGGACCTAG
- a CDS encoding TetR/AcrR family transcriptional regulator gives MPRDGSATRERILNATESLVLDHGFAGTSLDMVLTETGITKGAFFYHFRGKGELARALVERYSEQDLANLEAYMARAERLSRDPLQQVLIFVGLYEEAAGALTEPYPGCLFASYCYESRQFDPATIGVINTTFDRWRERLGSKFEAVLAAYPPRLPVDAAGLADLLTTVFEGAFILSKTRGEPEVVAAHLRHYRNYLELLFGVVPAPEGT, from the coding sequence ATGCCGCGCGATGGCAGCGCCACCCGAGAGCGCATCCTGAATGCCACCGAATCGCTGGTACTGGACCACGGCTTCGCCGGTACTTCCCTCGACATGGTCCTCACCGAGACCGGCATCACCAAGGGCGCCTTCTTTTACCATTTCCGCGGCAAGGGGGAGCTGGCCCGCGCCCTGGTGGAGCGCTACTCGGAGCAGGACTTGGCCAACCTGGAGGCGTACATGGCCCGCGCCGAGCGCCTGAGCCGCGATCCACTTCAGCAGGTCCTGATCTTCGTGGGGCTCTACGAGGAGGCCGCCGGGGCCCTCACCGAGCCCTACCCGGGCTGCCTATTCGCCTCCTACTGCTACGAGAGCCGGCAGTTCGACCCCGCCACCATCGGCGTCATCAACACCACCTTCGATCGCTGGCGGGAGCGCCTCGGGAGCAAGTTCGAGGCGGTCCTCGCGGCCTATCCGCCCCGGCTCCCTGTGGACGCCGCCGGCCTCGCCGACCTGCTCACCACCGTCTTCGAGGGCGCCTTCATCCTCTCCAAAACCCGGGGCGAACCGGAGGTGGTGGCCGCCCACCTGCGCCACTACCGCAATTACCTCGAGCTGCTGTTCGGGGTGGTCCCGGCCCCCGAAGGCACCTGA
- a CDS encoding class I SAM-dependent methyltransferase has protein sequence MSYDTQKAEAFGDRMVDVLNQGALSLMVSVGHRTGLFDWLDTLSPATSTEIARESGLDERYVREGLGALVTGGVVDYDSETGRYTLPPEHADLLTRRAAENVAVFAQYIPLLGAVEDDIVACFQRGGGVPYARYPRFHAVMAEDSGQTVLSSLIDHILPLAPGLPERLAVGSRVLDVGCGSGRALNLLAATYPNSRFQGFDLSGEAVAIGQREAQERGLENVRFAVRDLSQFDVEAEPEAFDLVTTFDAVHDQARPLSVLRGIHRTLKRDGVYLMQDIHGHSEVHHNRDHPLGTLLYTISCMHCMTVSLAQGGEGLGAMWGREQASRYLEEAGFQSVSIHRLDHDIQNDYYVIRKEAAH, from the coding sequence ATGAGCTACGATACCCAGAAAGCCGAGGCTTTTGGCGACCGCATGGTGGACGTTCTGAACCAGGGGGCCTTGAGCCTCATGGTCTCGGTGGGCCACCGCACGGGCCTGTTTGACTGGCTGGACACCCTTTCCCCCGCTACCAGCACGGAGATCGCCCGGGAAAGCGGGCTGGATGAGCGCTATGTGCGCGAAGGGTTGGGGGCGCTGGTGACCGGCGGGGTGGTCGACTACGATTCGGAAACGGGCCGCTACACCCTGCCGCCCGAGCACGCGGACCTCCTGACCCGGCGGGCGGCGGAGAACGTGGCGGTGTTCGCCCAATACATCCCCCTGCTCGGGGCGGTGGAGGACGATATAGTGGCCTGCTTCCAACGCGGGGGCGGGGTGCCATACGCGCGCTATCCGCGCTTTCACGCGGTGATGGCGGAGGACAGCGGCCAGACGGTGCTCTCCTCCCTGATCGACCACATCCTGCCCCTGGCCCCCGGACTCCCGGAGCGTCTGGCGGTGGGCAGCCGGGTCCTGGACGTGGGCTGCGGCAGCGGCCGGGCGCTCAACCTGCTGGCGGCTACCTACCCCAACAGCCGGTTCCAGGGCTTCGATCTCTCCGGGGAGGCGGTGGCCATCGGACAACGGGAGGCGCAGGAGCGGGGGCTAGAGAATGTGCGCTTCGCGGTGCGGGACCTGAGCCAATTCGACGTGGAGGCCGAGCCCGAGGCATTCGACCTGGTGACCACTTTCGACGCGGTCCACGACCAGGCTCGACCCCTGTCGGTGCTGCGGGGCATCCACCGCACCCTGAAGCGGGACGGAGTCTACCTCATGCAAGACATCCACGGCCACAGCGAGGTCCATCACAACCGCGACCACCCGCTGGGTACCCTGCTCTACACCATCTCTTGCATGCACTGTATGACGGTTTCCCTGGCCCAGGGCGGCGAGGGATTGGGCGCCATGTGGGGGCGGGAGCAGGCCAGCCGCTACCTGGAAGAGGCGGGGTTCCAATCGGTGAGCATCCATCGGCTGGATCACGACATCCAGAACGATTACTACGTGATCCGCAAGGAGGCGGCGCATTAA